One window from the genome of Pyxicephalus adspersus chromosome 6, UCB_Pads_2.0, whole genome shotgun sequence encodes:
- the OXA1L gene encoding LOW QUALITY PROTEIN: mitochondrial inner membrane protein OXA1L (The sequence of the model RefSeq protein was modified relative to this genomic sequence to represent the inferred CDS: substituted 1 base at 1 genomic stop codon), protein MAALRVEAACRVVLGQRVRGVWRLTEAAERHYHRCPGSFRLHRALAPATRQFLVLNVRYQSTVTAAASQILASPPVTEAPIPHSASIPEVLPPPVSDLAPTVAETVVQVEQRLSELGLGGYTPVGLVQNFLSFLHLDVGLPWWGAIVTGTILARFMVFPLIVKGQREAAKLNNHMPQITKLTTRMNEAKQAGNKFEFSKAYSDLTAYQKKNDVNPLRGFLVPLVQVGGLYGNISANMLLLMKCQKVLEKYICSLGLLCFYLDLFFFFLFXLGAESGVNNPNLKVMKTVFRVMPLIVFPLTMNFPTAIFTYWVTSNLFSIAQVAFLKVPAVRQKLKIPQQVKHDPSVLPKQEGFIKSLKSGWKNAKVAQQLEERENRIKHHLEIAAKGPLRQTFSQNPLQQREKTPVSSKKPNAKPWQDTIG, encoded by the exons ATGGCGGCGCTCAGGGTGGAAGCGGCATGTCGGGTTGTGTTGGGTCAAAGAGTCCGAGGAGTCTGGAGGCTGACCGAAGCGGCAGAGAGACAT TATCACAGATGTCCGGGATCATTCCGCTTACACAGGGCCCTGGCCCCTGCGACACGTCAGTTTCTGGTCCTAAATGTTCGCTACCAAAGTACAGTGACTGCAGCTGCCAGCCAG ATCCTAGCATCCCCACCTGTCACAGAGGCTCCAATACCACATTCTGCCTCTATCCCTGAAGTGCTGCCGCCCCCAGTCTCAGATTTGGCCCCCACAGTTGCAGAGACAGTTGTTCAGGTGGAACAACGTTTGTCTGAATTAGGACTTGGAGGTTACACTCCAGTTGGCCTTGTACAGAACTTcctgtcatttttacatttagatgTTGGTCTTCCCTGGTGGGGAGCAATCGTAACTG gAACAATACTTGCACGTTTTATGGTTTTTCCACTGATAGTTAAAGGTCAGAGAGAAGCTGCCAAACTTAATAATCACATGCCCCAGATTACTAAATTGACAACTCGCATGAATGAAGCAAAGCAGGCGGGGAACaaatttgaat TTTCCAAGGCGTATTCAGACCTTACagcatatcagaaaaaaaatgatgtcaatCCCCTCCGTGGATTTCTGGTGCCCCTTGTGCAGGTAGGAGGACTGTATGGTAACATTTCAGCAAATATGTTGTTGTTAATGAAATGCCAGAAAGTACTAGAAAAGTATATCTGTTCTTTAGGTTTG TTATGCTTCTAtctagaccttttttttttttttcttttctagctgGGAGCAGAATCTGGGGTAAATAATCCCAACCTCAAGGTCATGAAGACTGTTTTCCGTGTAATGCCGCTGATAGTTTTTCCCCTTACCATGAACTTTCCTACA gctatttTCACCTATTGGGTGACTTCAAACTTGTTCTCCATAGCCCAAGTGGCTTTCCTGAAGGTACCAGCTGTTCGACAAAAACTAAAAATCCCACAGCAAGTAAAACATGATCCATCTGTACTACCGAAACAAGAGGGATTcataaaaagtttgaaatctg gttggaAAAATGCAAAAGTGGCTCAGCAATTAGAGGAGagagaaaatagaataaaacaccACCTGGAAATTGCAGCTAAAG GTCCATTGAGACAGACAttctcccagaatcctttgcagcAAAGAGAGAAAACACCAGTTTCTTCAAAGAAACCAAATGCCAAACCCTGGCAGGACACAATTGGATAA